A single Cyprinus carpio isolate SPL01 chromosome A6, ASM1834038v1, whole genome shotgun sequence DNA region contains:
- the LOC109089048 gene encoding sodium channel protein type 2 subunit alpha-like, protein MTQDFWENLYQQTLRAAGKPYMIFFVLVIFLGSFYLVNLILAVVAMAYDEQNQATIEEAQQKEEEFQAMLEQLKRQQEEAQVAAAAATESGEYSGRGGLSEESSSGGSRLSSKSAKERRNRRKKRKQREEEEKADQEKFHKSISEDSIRRPGFRFSIDANRLSYEKKCSTPNQSLLSIRGSLFSPRRNSRASLFSFRGRARDFGSENDFADDEHSTFEDSDSRRGSLFVPHCIERRSSTVSHCSLAPRIMLPANGKMHCTVDCNGVVSLVGGTSVQTSPIGRLLPEGTTTESEARKKRSGSHQPSDYLDETVARKRALSVASILTNTMEELEESRQKCPPCWYKFANSFLIWDCCPAWLKVKKIVNMVVMDPFVDLAITICIVLNTLFMAMEHYPMTPGFNHVLSVGNLVFTGIFTAEMCLKVIALDPYYYFQEGWNIFDGIIVSLSLMELGLANVEGLSVLRSFRLLRVFKLAKSWPTLNMLIKIIGNSVGALGNLTLVLAIIVFIFAVVGMQLFGKSYRECVCKISEDCELPRWHMDDFFHSFLIVFRVLCGEWIETMWDCMEVAGQSMCLIVFMMVMVIGNLVVLNLFLALLLSSFSADNLAATDDDSEMNNLQIAVGRIQKGIAFVKSTLRQFLQSLCLAGSKPRALDEEKPLDDLHSDGKENCLSNHVPVAIDLTKDYLKEGCISPGNGVEGHVKYGIEEGDYMSFIHNPSLTVTVPIAVGESDFENLNTEDFSSDSSDIEGSKEKLSVDAVLSSSEGSTVDIRPPGEGVESVELEPEESLDPEACFTEGCVMRFQCCQVDAETGSGKSWWNLRKTCFIIVEHNWFESFIIFMILLSSGALAFEDIYIEQRKTIKTVLEYADKVFTYIFILEMLLKWVAYGFVKYFTNAWCWLDFLIVDVSLVSLVANALGYSELSAIKSLRTLRALRPLRALSRFEGMRVVVNALLGAIPSIMNVLLVCLIFWLIFSIMGVNLFAGKYYHCVNISSDELFPISVVNNMSDCYALNANNDTARWKNVKINFDNVGAGYLALLQVATFKGWMDIMYAAVDSRDLEQQPDKESNLYMYLYFVIFIIFGSFFTLNLFIGVIIDNFNQQKKKLGGQDIFMTEEQKKYYNAMKKLGSKKPQKPIPRPANKFQGLIFDFITKQAFDIVIMILICLNMVTMMVETDDQTKEMDDILYWINLVFIILFTGECVLKMISLRHYYFTIGWNVFDFVVVILSIVGMFLSEMIEKYFVSPTLFRVIRLARIGRILRLIKGAKGIRTLLFALMMSLPALFNIGLLLFLVMFIYAIFAMSNFAYVKREAGIDDMFNFETFGNSMLCLFQITTSAGWDGLLAPILNKHDPDCDSQMEHPGSLYRGNCGNPSVGIFFFVSYIIICFLIVVNMYIAVILENFSVATEESAEPLSEDDFEMFYEVWERFDPNATQFVEYSKLSDFADALDPPLRIPKPNKIQLIAMDLPMVSGDRIHCLDILFAFTLRVLGEEGEMDALRGQMEDRFMASNPSKVSYEPITTTLRRKQEEMSSVVIQRAFRRYRLRQMVKKASEAYRKQLQDGGVRIMEKEVLVIGKFQENSASDKTDMTPSSASPPSYNSVAKSEKDKYEKERREKEDKAKDARDRKK, encoded by the exons ATGACACAAGACTTCTGGGAAAACCTCTACCAGCAG ACCCTGCGTGCAGCTGGAAAGCCCTATATGATCTTCTTTGTTCTTGTGATCTTCCTGGGCTCCTTCTATCTGGTAAATCTCATCCTGGCTGTGGTGGCCATGGCATATGACGAACAGAACCAGGCCACCATAGAAGAGGCTCAACAGAAAGAGGAGGAGTTTCAAGCAATGCTAGAACAGCTAAAGAGACAACAGGAAGAGGCACAG GTTGCCGCGGCAGCAGCAACAGAGAGTGGGGAGTACAGCGGGAGGGGGGGCTTGTCAGAGGAAAGCTCCTCCGGGGGGTCCAGACTCAGCTCCAAGAGCGCTAAAGAGCGAAGGAATAggaggaagaaaagaaaacaaagggaagaagaagagaaagccGATCAGGAAAAGTTCCATAAGTCCATCTCAGAGGACAGCATCAGACGGCCTGGATTTCGATTCTCCATCGATGCCAACCGACTCTCGTATGAGAAGAAATGTTCCACTCCAAACCAG tctcttCTCAGCATTCGTGGATCTCTCTTCTCCCCAAGGAGAAACAGTCGTGCCAGTCTGTTCAGTTTTCGCGGTAGAGCGCGAGATTTCGGCTCAGAAAATGATTTTGCGGACGATGAGCACAGCACGTTTGAGGATAGTGACAGTCGCCGCGGATCGCTCTTCGTACCTCATTGTATTGAGAGACGAAGTTCCACTGTCAGTCATTGCAGCCTTGCTCCCAGAATTATGCTCCCAGCCAACGGAAAAATGCACTGCACAGTCGATTGCAATGGAGTGGTCTCCCTGGTGGGCGGGACATCTGTGCAAACATCACCAATCGGACGTTTGTTACCTGAG GGTACAACCACTGAATCTGAGGCACGTAAAAAACGTTCAGGATCACACCAGCCGTCTGATTATCTGGACGAGACAGTAGCCAGAAAAAGAGCTCTGAGTGTGGCCAGCATTCTGACAAATACTATGGAAG AACTTGAGGAATCACGGCAGAAGTGCCCTCCATGTTGGTACAAGTTTGCCAACAGCTTCCTGATCTGGGACTGCTGTCCAGCCTGGCTGAAGGTGAAGAAGATTGTGAACATGGTGGTGATGGATCCATTTGTAGACTTGGCCATAACCATTTGCATTGTTCTCAACACCCTCTTTATGGCTATGGAACACTACCCTATGACACCAGGGTTCAACCATGTGCTGTCAGTTGGGAACCTG GTATTCACAGGAATCTTCACAGCAGAGATGTGTCTGAAGGTAATTGCTCTAGACCCATATTACTACTTCCAAGAAGGCTGGAATATATTTGATGGCATCATCGTGAGCCTGAGTCTTATGGAACTGGGCCTGGCCAATGTTGAGGGACTTTCTGTGTTGCGGTCTTTTAGATTG TTAAGAGTCTTTAAGCTGGCAAAGTCTTGGCCCACACTGAACATGCTGATAAAGATCATTGGTAACTCAGTTGGTGCTTTGGGAAATCTAACCCTCGTCCTTGCCATCATCGTCTTCATCTTCGCTGTGGTGGGAATGCAGTTGTTTGGAAAGAGCTACCGTGAGTGTGTCTGCAAGATCTCGGAAGACTGTGAGTTGCCGCGGTGGCACATGGATGATTTCTTCCACTCCTTCCTGATTGTGTTCCGAGTGCTTTGCGGCGAATGGATCGAAACCATGTGGGACTGCATGGAAGTGGCGGGGCAGTCAATGTGTCTCATCGTCTTCATGATGGTCATGGTCATTGGGAATCTGGTG GTGTTGAACCTGTTCCTGGCCTTGCTGCTGAGCTCTTTCAGTGCCGATAATCTGGCCGCCACTGATGACGACAGCGAAATGAACAACCTGCAGATTGCCGTGGGCAGAATACAGAAAGGTATCGCTTTTGTCAAGTCCACTTTACGCCAGTTTCTCCAAAGCCTCTGCCTGGCCGGCTCCAAACCTCGTGCTTTAGATGAAGAGAAACCCCTTGACGACCTCCACAGTGACGGCAAGGAGAATTGCTTGTCCAATCACGTTCCGGTGGCCATCGACCTCACTAAAGACTATCTGAAGGAGGGCTGTATCTCCCCTGGCAATGGGGTGGAAGGTCACGTAAAGTATGGGATTGAGGAAGGCGACTACATGTCGTTCATACACAATCCCAGCCTCACTGTTACAGTACCGATTGCGGTAGGAGAGTCGGACTTTGAAAATCTGAACACGGAAGATTTCAGTAGTGACTCGTCTGACATCGAGGGCAGTAAAGAG AAGCTGTCTGTTGATGCGGTTCTCAGTTCTTCAGAAGGGAGCACAGTGGATATCCGACCCCCTGGAGAGGGTGTGGAGTCTGTGGAGCTGGAGCCGGAAGAGTCCCTGGACCCAGAGGCCTGCTTcacagaag GCTGTGTGATGAGGTTTCAGTGCTGTCAGGTCGATGCAGAGACGGGAAGTGGGAAGAGTTGGTGGAATCTCAGGAAAACCTGCTTCATTATTGTAGAGCACAACTGGTTTGAGTCCTTTATCATCTTTATGATATTACTCAGCAGTGGAGCACTG GCTTTTGAGGACATTTACATCGAGCAACGTAAAACAATAAAGACAGTGTTGGAATATGCAGATAAAGTCTTCACATACATCTTTATATTGGAGATGCTTCTGAAGTGGGTTGCGTACGGCTTCGTCAAATACTTCACCAACGCCTGGTGTTGGCTTGACTTCCTGATTGTTGAT GTGTCACTGGTGAGTCTGGTAGCAAATGCTCTTGGTTACTCTGAACTAAGTGCCATTAAGTCCCTGAGAACACTGCGTGCTCTTAGACCTTTGAGAGCATTGTCACGCTTTGAGGGAATGAGg GTTGTAGTGAATGCCCTGCTGGGAGCCATACCTTCCATCATGAATGTGCTGCTGGTGTGTTTGATCTTCTGGCTGATCTTCAGCATCATGGGGGTGAACCTTTTTGCTGGGAAATACTACCATTGTGTTAATATCTCCAGCGATGAGTTGTTCCCCATCAGTGTGGTCAATAACATGTCAGATTGCTATGCCCTGAATGCAAACAATGACACAGCACGCTGGAAAAACGTGAAGATTAATTTCGATAATGTGGGAGCCGGATACCTGGCGCTACTGCAAGT GGCCACATTTAAAGGATGGATGGACATCATGTACGCAGCTGTGGATTCCCGTGAT TTGGAGCAACAGCCTGACAAGGAATCAAACCTTTACATGTACCTGTACTTCGTCATCTTCATTATCTTCGGCTCCTTCTTTACCCTTAACCTCTTCATTGGTGTCATCATTGATAACTTCAatcagcagaagaaaaag CTAGGGGGTCAGGATATCTTCATGACAGAAGAACAGAAGAAATATTACAACGCCATGAAGAAACTGGGATCTAAGAAGCCTCAGAAGCCAATTCCCAGGCCTGCG AACAAGTTTCAAGGCCTCATCTTTGACTTTATCACCAAACAAGCCTTCGACATTGTGATTATGATCCTGATCTGCTTGAACATGGTGACCATGATGGTGGAAACCGACGATCAGACAAAGGAGATGGACGATATTCTGTACTGGATAAACCTGGTTTTCATCATCCTCTTCACTGGAGAATGTGTTCTCAAGATGATCTCCCTGCGACACTACTACTTCACCATTGGCTGGAATGTGTTTGACTTTGTAGTGGTGATTCTGTCAATTGTTG gcATGTTCCTCTCTGAGATGATCGAGAAATATTTTGTATCGCCAACCTTATTCCGAGTCATCAGACTTGCCAGAATCGGTCGGATTCTTCGTCTCATCAAAGGAGCCAAAGGCATTCGTACACTCCTGTTTGCCttgatgatgtcacttcctgcctTGTTCAATATTGGCCTCCTCCTGTTCCTGGTCATGTTTATTTATGCCATTTTTGCAATGTCCAACTTTGCCTATGTGAAGCGGGAGGCGGGGATTGATGATATGTTTAACTTTGAGACATTCGGGAATTCAATGCTTTGCTTGTTCCAGATTACCACTTCTGCAGGATGGGACGGCCTCCTGGCACCCATCCTGAACAAGCATGATCCAGATTGTGACAGTCAAATGGAGCACCCGGGCAGTTTGTACCGCGGCAACTGCGGAAACCCCTCTGTCGGCATCTTCTTCTTCGTGAGCTACATCATCATCTGCTTCCTGATTGTGGTGAACATGTACATCGCCGTGATCTTGGAGAACTTCAGCGTAGCCACAGAGGAGAGCGCTGAACCGCTGAGCGAGGATGACTTTGAAATGTTCTACGAAGTTTGGGAGCGATTCGACCCCAACGCCACGCAGTTCGTGGAATACAGCAAGCTTTCCGACTTTGCGGACGCTCTGGATCCTCCGTTACGCATCCCCAAGCCAAACAAGATCCAGCTTATAGCCATGGACCTGCCCATGGTCAGTGGCGACCGCATCCACTGCCTGGACATCCTGTTTGCCTTTACCCTGAGGGTACTGGGAGAGGAGGGCGAGATGGATGCCCTGAGGGGACAGATGGAAGATCGTTTCATGGCCTCCAATCCCTCCAAAGTCTCGTACGAGCCCATCACTACAACCCTCCGCAGGAAACAGGAGGAAATGTCATCTGTGGTCATCCAGAGGGCCTTCCGACGGTACCGTTTAAGGCAAATGGTAAAGAAGGCCTCTGAAGCCTACCGAAAACAGCTACAGGATGGGGGTGTGCGTATCATGGAGAAAGAGGTGCTTGTCATTGGAAAGTTTCAAGAGAACTCTGCATCGGACAAAACTGATATGACTCCCTCCTCTGCCTCTCCGCCGTCTTATAACAGTGTGGCCAAGTCAGAGAAAGACAAATATgaaaaagagaggagagagaaggaggACAAAGCAAAAGATgcaagagacagaaaaaaatga
- the LOC109089010 gene encoding sodium channel protein type 2 subunit alpha-like: MSIWLLSSRIAEEAAQRPKGERRPDDDDENGPKPNRDLEAGKSLPFIYGDIPPEFVSVPLEDLDTYYSNQNTFIVLNRGKTIFRFNATPALYILSPFNPLRRISIKVLVHSMFSFLIMCTILTNCIFMTLSNPPDWAKNVEYTFTGIYTFESLIKILARGFCVGKFTFLRDPWNWLDFSVILMA; this comes from the exons ATGTCAATATGGCTGCTCAGCT CGCGCATTGCAGAGGAGGCTGCCCAACGGCCCAAAGGTGAGAGACggcctgatgatgatgatgaaaacgGGCCCAAACCCAACAGAGATTTGGAAGCGGGAAAATCCCTGCCCTTCATCTATGGAGACATTCCACCCGAATTTGTGTCCGTCCCACTGGAAGACCTGGACACCTACTACAGCAACCAAAAT ACCTTTATAGTATTGAATCGCGGGAAGACTATATTCCGTTTTAATGCTACGCCGGCTTTGTATATTTTGAGCCCCTTCAATCCATTGAGGAGAATCTCCATCAAGGTCCTGGTGCATTC AATGTTCAGTTTTTTGATCATGTGCACAATCTTGACCAACTGCATCTTCATGACCCTCAGCAATCCCCCGGACTGGGCCAAGAATGTGGA GTACACGTTCACAGGGATCTACACTTTCGAGTCCCTGATAAAGATCCTGGCACGGGGCTTCTGCGTGGGGAAGTTCACTTTCCTGCGAGACCCCTGGAACTGGCTGGATTTCAGTGTCATTCTGATGGCGTAA